The Amphiprion ocellaris isolate individual 3 ecotype Okinawa chromosome 12, ASM2253959v1, whole genome shotgun sequence region tggatatttttttcctcctaacACATTTTCCTGACTGTATTCTCATTATCCAcagcaatatgaagtcctgcacctctatataAACAGGTTGACCATGACTACAGGTAGTGgggactcagaaatgtcttctgcgAAGTATGACACAAGAATAATGccacaaaatcatttttaaaaagtagaatttctttgattatttattttacaagcaTTTTTTCAAGTGCCCACACGTTACCGATACTGGGAAATATAGTGACTATATAGATATATTATTACTTACACTTACAatatgtttctgtatttgtctcctctctcttctgtgcaaacactgcctgcagttaagCTGAGTTGATCCTGAAtttctgtcatgtgactgttggtcacagctaagTCATTAATAACATTTCAGGTGCACTGAGGAATGCTGgatttgtattttattagatttttttttacagaatctgatcagtgtgaaaggtttatttttggcatttttttcatgaGACATGAGGAATAAAGCTATTTTgataaaatcagattttatgtttagatttggttaatttttctgacagaactgCATTCCATATGATTCTATATGATAGATTAAGGTCTGTTGGAAAGTTATAAATCTGgccctgataaatggtgtcattttgacatttttaaaaaatagaacatgCCAGCAGGTTAGGAGATTTCAAAGGGTAAAGGTCAAGCATCCATTCACTGTGTTATAGATTTACCAGTCGCTGGAGCATTATCACATGAGAtaccataaaaataataactgataaaaatccacatttttcagCTCAACTGTTTTCTTTCGTACAGTTCTTGAAAGGCAGCTTGACTGAAATATGTGTGGGAGGGGAGTTGTATATCTTATTCAGCATGAAGAGGAGTTTCTGAAACCAGCCTTGTCTTTAGCAGGGTAGTGCTTTACGGTGTTAATTACGATGCCTTCGTGAGCACTTTTCATTCTGAGTAACAGTCAGCATCACTGCTTTCGCTTGGCTTTTTGGCCACATGTTCGTCACATCGCTGCCTGTGGTGCTTTTCGAAGTGATGACAGTTTGTGGTGTTGCTTTGCGATGTGGTGAACGTTTCACAGCAGATGTTGCACAATACTTTCTGTTGTTTCGAACATGAAATACTCCTGTAACACcaaagtgctgcttttctttacaCCCCATGCCGCTTCTGGCTCATTATTTTCCTTCGGCTTCTTAATTGGTATATATGCAGGTGTCTGATTGGACTGTAGGAGTTTCTACATCCACTGACTTGACAGTTTAACAGCTAGATCAGACGTGCTGCATAACATAACATATCCTAAATTGCAGTCTTTGTGATGTAGTAATTGGTTCTAATTGCAGTTTGAAATGCCAAATGATGATAACTGACTGGTTTCAATTCAGTGCTTGGCTTCAATCTGTACGTTAAGTTAGATATTGTTCCTAATTTTACTGATTGCATTTCATAACTAAAATATGAGAAGTGTATCATTGTGCTCCGTTTTGTATTTTGAGTAGATTCTAAATGCAGTTTGCCAAGTTGTGGTATAAGCGATAACCACATATTGTACTTCTACATTAATTGTTTGGGTGATGATGCATTTATACTTAGACTAaataatatggaaaaaaaaatcatattggGTTTATCTTAACAGATATTGTGATACGAGTTATGATTTTAGTGGGAATAGTAATTTTTCTATGTCTTTTTCACTTTATACAGTGGTGTGTACAAAACTTGTTCTCTTATTTGTTTAAATGATTCATGTATAATAGTACATTGTGATAAAGTTTAGCTCTATCCACACATTGCAGCTCCtgtgattttgattttattgcAGATAATATTTCCATAAACGTTTCATTTATACTTGAAGTTACATTAGGGTAGAGCAAAGTCCCAAATATATAGAAGATATAGGCAAACAAATATgagaaaattgaaataaaattagGAGTAAAAGTATCTCAAAgacaaataagtcaaaattctttaaaaaacaaaacattaagaaTAAACACTGCAGTTAAGATTCAAGACCTGGTGAATGAACTAAAAGAAGAGTAAGTAAAATAGGTTTATATTTACAACTTCAGTTGCCTTTAGGATAAAATAagcacagtgagtaaaactggatttcccaagttcagtaaaaacAGCTGCCTCTGCATTATAATCCAATCATAATCATTATTTGAACATGTTTGTTTGGGGCCCACGTTAAAGACAGCAGAAAAGTCACGTAAGgaggtaaaaaaataatttaaaaagcccAATGTTGttaatttgtatttgaaaacATCCAATCAGGTagaattttgcatttaaatttgaTGAGTTACTTCAGAATCTATCACAGCGTCAGTTGGCTGATTTTCTTTTTGGAAAGACTGGAGCTTTGATGAATCAATCCCAGTTTGAGAGCCTCGCTGTGGCGAAGCTGTCAGAGCAGACAGTGGATCCTTTGACCCTCAGTGTGAAGCAGGTCAGAACTGAGACTCACCAGATGCCCTCTGATCTGATCAGGTTTGAAGGCCAGTAAGGACAGTTATTGTCTAGATTGTTATGGTCTTCTTGCCTGCTGGGTTTCCTCTGAATGCTTTTAATAAGAACCATGTCCTGCTGATTAGTGAAAAGCCTAAAACCAGCATACTGCCCTCTGAGTGAACTCAAACTGTGGAACTGCTATTTGACAGTGGTGGAAatgagtacatttactcaaataaTGTATTTAAGTACAATTTTAAAGTACTTTACATGAGTATTTTCGCGTTATGCTACTGTATACTTCCACTGCAATACATTTTAGAGGGAAATATTGAactttctactccactacatttatctgacagcttttttTAACGTGCAGATTTGACCAGCTTTTAAAGTACagcacattttcagcttttattgcAGCTtccaaaaagcagtttttcgTCTGACTCACGTCAGATGCTTCTGAGTTCCACCAAAAGAGATTTTTCTCTGTGAACTTCTTACATTTCAATAAATATTCCAATGATCCAATATATTAGtaaaaaatcaaagattagtgaaaaaatgaaagtagGTTTGTGGATCAGAActtaattttttcttcttcctctcccatTTTATCATGTTTGGAGCCCTCCGATtgtatataaagtagttcaaacctgcagctgatGCACTGATGCTTgactattaataatctaatggtggcacatataaaaatatatcacaAGGACCAAGTCAGGACTTTTAGCACATTTTCCTGCTATATACTTTTAGTTAAAATAGAGAATTCTCACATTGCTGTATTGGAACTTTCACTTAAGTAAAGATTCTTAAGATTTCTTCAATGTCTGTCATTCAACTcggcttcaaaatttttaaaaaaggaggaggaactCAGTATTTTCACCAGCACCAGAACTGAGTTAACATAATTAAAAGGATGATATTGAATTATAAAACATCGGCGTCTGGATTGGAATTTATTATTTACCACTCTCATGCGAAGAATCAGAATTTTCATTTCCGTTTCTATTAATAAACCTACCTTCAAAGTAGCATTCAAAGTCCTAACTGGAGCACATAATCAAAGCTTTAATGTAATTGTGCAGCAATGTCGTGGAGATAATTCTGTCCTGTGTAAATGCGTGACATGAGAAAGAGGTTAGGTGAAGCTCCGGTGAACGTGGGCCTTCAGTAGAGGCTGAGTGAGTCAGATCAAGTGCTGGTTGTCCTTTTCATTGAGGTTAAGCAGTTTAATGTGAACCACGAGCGGCTTGAACGTGCTGCTTTAATTCATTTCAGAGGTATATGCAGTGATATAGCCGTAAAGATGAATTTCAGTTAATTCAGCAGACATAGTGGCACCTCAGTGGCACTTGAAATGATGACATTTAAACACGATGAGTGTTTTTGCCTCCATTAGGGTTCTTGGTAAAGATGGAGctaatgtgtgtgtacattatggTTCTGAGATGTCCAGAGTAGATACATAAAGCTGTGGTAGACACTACATTTCAATAATAATCTTTCAGCATCTTGTAATAAGTAGTCTGAGAGGAAATTAGACCTTTGCACCAACTATTGGCCTTATATTTTTTGGAGTATATGTCATATTGGCTGATTCAGTGCACAAAATCCTGCAGGATAAGTTGTTGTTCTAGCATTGGCAACGACTGCCTACACTgcagaaacaaaccaaataCATCAGGTGGACAGTTTGATAGTGATTCTGGCAATCCATTGGCTAACCCTCTGAACATCAAAACCTGCTGACAGGTTCGAAaggcatgttttaaaaaaaatcacaaaaactacACCTTTTATTCGAGACAGAAACCATAAAGCAAGACGAATCTTGAGATCTTCAGCTTTTCAATGGTCCTTGAAGTAATCATGTGTCACAGTCAGCCCCATGATATcctgatatttaatcaaaatcactttattctgtatATCAAATCGAAATTTTTAAACCATTATCGCCAGatcctgaagaaaaaaaatctaaaaattctgctCCTTTTGGTGCAGCCGAGAAGTCATGACTGATtcagcagcaactaacagtCAGTTGAAAGAAATTTGGTGATAATTCGGGtgaactacaggctgtgtttTCAAGGAGCAGAAAGAAAGTGTCCACTGTATGTAGAGCCACCCTTTTTCCAGCATTGGTAACACTTGTTGACCCTTGAAAAAACaaattgtccattttttttttttcaattgttgtaaataaataatcaaagaaattcaactttaattttctctttttgtgtgtcatttatgGCATcttaactgtgtcatactgtgCAGAGGACATTTTAgtgttctctctccttctagccatggttgtgctgtttccatagagatgaaggactttatattgtgacaggagcaaaacaacatggctggggttcagagggttaaaacttGCATCAACATTGGTCACATGTACTCATTGCCCCAGGGTTATGTTGAGTACCAACTATAATCTGAGCTTGCTATTCTTCTCATAAACAAATAAGCCGCTAActtcatttaaatgtaattgttAAGCACATTCTAGTTGGTGAGGTCGTGTACATTGATGTATCTCCAAGCTAGTGGTGACTGGCTATGTTTAACATTACCTTTTTTGTTGGCTTCAGCTGTATCTTATTCAAATCCATGTTCATGTTTACATCAAGCCTGCGATGTatatgaagcacatttttcacttgtgcTCGTCTGGTGGGAGGAGCTGAGAACAGAAAGAGGCTTTTtgccttttccagatttctgcctacCCCAGCTTTAATGAGGAcctgtttgtttcatgtttcctTCCCGTGCTTGTTGTGCGTCTTTCTCCAGGTACAATGGCTCTCTTCCAAGCGGAGACCGTGGGCGCAGAAAGAGCCGCTTCGCTCTGTACCGAAGGGCCAAGGCTAACGGTGTCAAACCCAGCGCCGTGCACATCCTCAACACGCCACAGGACAGCAAGGTCCGCATTCGTGTTCtatctgtgcgcaacattagtTTCCTTCCTGTGAGTCTTTCAGAAATGTGCCAGAGGAAGGATGACTAATCACGAAGATGGGCGTATGTGGTCTGTCCTTTTGTGTGCTGTGTCTTCCTGCATCAGAATGCATGATTGCTTGGCAACTGACACATGTTGTCATCTATAAAATGAAGGCAAATTAATGTTTTGCCACCATCAGATTATCGTCAGTGCTGCCACTTCCAACTTTAACTGGATATTGAGGAATTTTTGGTtctgtcaaacatgttttagCCAGCACCAAAGGAAAAGGAATAGTGCCAAAGTGATAAGAATTAAGTTACTTTTTCTTTAaccagttttgttattttgggttTTATTTACTGGGGAGTATTAGACGTCTTTGTTCATCAAactgtcagaaataacaggaaaaggCATAGGTTTCTGTCAAATTCGGTTACGCAAACTTATCGACTTTACTGTATACACTGACTGTCACACATACTATTTTTTTACCCATTCTGAGGGAGTAAAAAGTCTGTTTAATGCATCATTTATGAATCTAGATATGTTATTATATTTTGAGTAGCAACATGGTTTATTCAGGCATTTGGGTTGTCTAGAAAGTGATAAAACTGCTTCAGAAAACGAGTGCTTGAACATATCTTGTCGCTGCTGTTGCAGGCGGTGcacagcagggggcagcacaGTATCTCTTTCACACTGTCCCGTAACCAGACGGTGGTGGTGGAGTACTGCCATGACAACAACACGGACATGTTCCAGGTAACACACCAAGGAAATCAAGAAAACAAGGTCAACGTTTTCACAAATCCTCCTTCAAAGACGACAGCATTCACAGCAAAAAATAATCCTAGATTCGTGATCACGTGCGAGTTTCTCCAAAAATACACTGTTATGTAATGCCATCAAAGTAATTTCTACAGTGGGAAGATTATTTTGGTTCAGAACTGTGACCATTAACAATAAAAGCTTGTACATAATATCTGTaagaaagtctatttttatcCACAAGGTTCTGCTCTTATTGTAGTGtcacagatttattttacaTCCATTAAAACGAACTGTCTCTGCCAAATCATTTACGGTGTTAAAAGTATGAGCATCCAGAGAAAATATTTAAGTATGGAAATTTTCAGAAACCTGCTATActttaattgtcattttaatAGGCATTTGTTTCAATTAATTGTCTGCAGAATTATGTGTGAGTTACAGTTGTGTTTTCGTCCCCTGCAGATTGGACGCTCCACAGAAAGTCCCATTGACTTCGTGGTGACTGACACCTCTGGAGGGGGAAAGGAAGCGGAGGACCCCTCCATCGCCCCCAGCACCATCTCCCGTTTCGCCTGCAGAGTGGTGTGTGAACGCAACCCTCCTTACACTGCTCGCATCTACGCCGCAGGCTTCGACTCCTCCAAAAATATCTTTCTAGGGGTGAGTGGACTGATAATCCATCACAAGACATTTCTAgtgaatgtgtatttttaggtTTAGGTTAATCAGAGTACAGTTTCCCTTTTTACTGTAATGGTGATTTAAACCTTCCCTTCTGGCAGTGAGAGTAATTATACAAACCCTGCCGACTCGCGTTTATGACGTATGCCTCGCCATCTATCTCTTTCTTCATTAGACTTCCtctgaagtttattttttagCTGTAACATCAGAAACTATTCTTGGATGCCTGTTAGGTTTTGCATCTACATCCTCCACCATACTcctatttgctatttttttccgTGACTACTACTgacataaaacatgttgctgctggTGTGCTAGCACAGGAACTGCCATCTGCAAACAGTCCGCATGTTGCCTGTTCAATGTAGACAAAATATCAGACAGTAAATGGCAAAATCCTGAGAAATTATGATGTACACATGATTATAAGGTAGTATTTTGGCACATTCAAGTTCCTTACTTTGTCTCAGAAGCTTGAAAAAGAAGATTTGGATTATTCATTCAGTATTTACTTTCACTTCATCAATGCTATtagcaaatgttttcttttcagttatttattcaTGCTGTTGTAGACAGTGATGGTCTGTGGATTTGTGAAAGATGCTTAAGGTGTGTTCtctatttttttggcttttcctCGTTGTGTATTTAGGTACACTGTAGTTTTGGCTTGTATGAATACATGGTGCAACAGTTAATGCATGACACAataataaactagaaaagcactcagagagcacagtactctgccaaagccgttcattcccccatatagcattgtcagaaatgcagcatactttgtagaaatgcagcgtttttttgttagttattgatgatcagaaatcatggcaacatagaatatggtcatttaatatagatgtacccacaaacaaaatgaccttgcgctgagcacaggtgtgtgttatgcatgtgtacgttatgtactgataccaaatcacatgacctaaatatgtagcgggcggcgggaattgatgggactcggaaacactcccacaatttaatcaattgttccttgtattatttctgataagtcagcagcagtggatttgtagtaggatcccaatcatgtgatcatcagcaggcagctgacgtagcgttcacttgttgtcatggttacagtgacgccgtgtcgctatctcacaatgatacagaaatctttaacaaatccgtggatccagactataagctgcatcactgccaaaatgtaatcacttgatccttgtgtcatttctgaccttccctgaatatttcatccaaatctgttggtccatttttgagcaatgttcacggacagacagacagattcacgtacgccaatcatcacataactcgcCGTGTTCCCTGGTATAGGtataaaacattcattcatcacTGCTTAGTAGTTCAAACGCCAAGTCAAGAtgtgaaacattattttttatctcTTGTAAATCTGCTCAGTCTGATGATGGATGGTTTGCATTTCTTCGCTGTCTTTACTGTTACAGGAGAAGGCAACCAAATGGAAAAATCCTGACGGGCACATGGATGGTTTGACCACCAATGGGGTTCTAGTGATGCACCCTGAGGGATTCCCAGAGGACCCTAAGCAGGGTCTGTGGAGAGAGATCTCTGTCTGTGGAGATGTTTATGCTCTGAGGGAAACCCGTTCTGGACCCAGCCGGGGCAAACTGGTGAGCCTCTGCAGACTCTGTTACTTTATGACTTTATACACtgactgcatttattttgattgTAAGTGTGCATCTGTATATGTCCCCTTCAGGCGGAGGGAGAGAGCAGCGCACTACGAGACGGTTCTCTGGTTGATCTGTGTGGTGCCACCCTGTTGTGGCGAACAGGTGAGGGGCTCATGCGAGCTCCAACCCTGCGTCACCTGGAGGCTCTTCGTCAGGAGCTTAACGCGTCCCGGCCTCAGTGTCCTGTAGGCCTCAGCACACTGGCCTTCCCCAGCCTGCCACGGAGCCACAGGTAGGGGCCACAACCACAGCAAACTATAGGTAGCTTTACACTAAACGTGATCAGCTTTTTCAggctttctgtttccattgtagTGTAGGGTCCAACAGCTATATGAGCATGAGAGACATAGAGCACCAGAGGTCTGTTATGTTAGTCTATATGGTAAATTTTATATTGCTGATGGGGATGTTTCAGAGGAGAAGACTGCTACTCAATGAGGGAAAGAGGGCTGAGAAATGCCACTCAAACCCTGCCCACCTAAAAACAGCCCTAAAAGAGGTTCTAAAGTGGTGATTCTTGCTTTTGGAACATGCACAAAGGTTCTGGCCATCCTAAAACATCCTACAAGTTCCTGCCGTGGAGAACAGCTTTATGTCAATTAGTGTTTCAAATATACTAATTATTTTCCATCATGTCCTGGTTCAAAAAGGCCACAACAAAAGGGAAGACACACGAAGTGTGGATATTAAagcttgtttttattaaatcaaACCAAATTAATGCCAAATTAACCAGAACAGTTTAGGTTTGTGAGAATCAGTGGGATCAGTGGTGTGAATGAGGTATTGTAAGGTGCAAACCAAATCCTGAAGGAAGCACTAAAATGGCCTAACGAGACCTGGGTGTGAGGTACCTGTGGAGTAAACCAGAGAGAGTGATTAGATTCAGCCAGCACTAAGTAACCTGGGATCCCGCTGGGTGCCACAGGTGCTGATTACATTAGGCAGCCACTTGCAGAACTAATAGAAACAAAAACTATTAGAGCTACTCTGAAGATGACCCCAGGGTCACATTTCTATTATGATGCTAATTTACTTCCATCTCTAGAAATCCCTGTCAGCaaatttttttaggttttttgtttgcattttgttccacacatccacccacaaAAATACTGTTGAAACTACTGACTGTATTGATGTTGTTAATTCAGCCTTGAAGAGCGTCAGCCCTGGGTCTACCTCGCCTGCGGCCACGTCCACGGACGCCACGACTGGGGCCAGAGatcagagggagaggaggatcCAGGAGAGGGCGAGAGCTCCACAGTCCGTCGTGAATGTCCCCTTTGCAGGAGCGTGGGCCCCTATGTGCCCCTGTGGCTGGGTTGTGAGCCTGCAGTGTACGTGGACGCCGGAGCTCCCACTCACGGTTTTGTGCCATGTGGCCACGTCTGCTCAGAGAGGACAGCCAGGTACTGGGCTGAGACTCCACTGCCCCACGGGACCCACGCCTTCAGACCCGTCTGCCCCTTCTGCTCCACTGCCCTCAGCTCCCCTGGCTGGACGAGGCTCATCTTCCAGGGTCCCATTGACTAGTCAGCACTTCTAGGCAACCACTATCACAATACCAAGAAGCTGCCTGAGCTTCATTCATGTTGCAAACGTTGGTCAGCGTGGAAAGGTAACAATGTGGAGTGCTTAGATTATGATTAGATTATGGTTGTTGCACTCTCATGGTCTGAGTGTATAACAACCCTCTGCAACGTTGTGTTACTGAATGTAGCTCAGATGAAGAATCCTTGCCCTTGTTTATCCTTCAGAGCTTGTTAGTTGGTGTAAGATCAGGAGGATAGGTGACAAAAACATGGCAGAATAATCAGCGCTGTCACGTGGAGAGTATTTCCTCTAAATTCTAAGGGATGTCCAGTCCTCTGTCATGCAGGAGTTTCAAGTTTTTAATTCCAGCCACCACGATGCCAGCTGAAGACATAGTTCTCAGAAATATTTACCCAGGAGCCTAAACGATGCTGCTTAACCCTTTTCAGAACACATattttcaaatgacacattctCATAATAACTATCTACTCTATCAGGCTTAAACCTTTCTCTCAGTATTAGACATCTTGCACAGTATAAAATGGCAAGTAGCTTTTTGCACATATGAGGTGCGATCAAAGCGTTTAAAGTCTgtgccagaaaaaaagattcaagAAATTAAAAACCATACCTGGTTTAAATTTGTCCAGCATTTCATTCACAGTAGACTTCTTGTGCAGCGATACACTGCTCCCAGTGTTCCTCCAACATTTGTGAAACTCCATTAAAGGCACATTCTGTAAGCAAGTCG contains the following coding sequences:
- the LOC111583094 gene encoding E3 ubiquitin-protein ligase pellino homolog 2, whose amino-acid sequence is MNSPKKDGDDDVPVKDPVKYGELVILGYNGSLPSGDRGRRKSRFALYRRAKANGVKPSAVHILNTPQDSKAVHSRGQHSISFTLSRNQTVVVEYCHDNNTDMFQIGRSTESPIDFVVTDTSGGGKEAEDPSIAPSTISRFACRVVCERNPPYTARIYAAGFDSSKNIFLGEKATKWKNPDGHMDGLTTNGVLVMHPEGFPEDPKQGLWREISVCGDVYALRETRSGPSRGKLAEGESSALRDGSLVDLCGATLLWRTGEGLMRAPTLRHLEALRQELNASRPQCPVGLSTLAFPSLPRSHSLEERQPWVYLACGHVHGRHDWGQRSEGEEDPGEGESSTVRRECPLCRSVGPYVPLWLGCEPAVYVDAGAPTHGFVPCGHVCSERTARYWAETPLPHGTHAFRPVCPFCSTALSSPGWTRLIFQGPID